The following are encoded in a window of Amaranthus tricolor cultivar Red isolate AtriRed21 chromosome 2, ASM2621246v1, whole genome shotgun sequence genomic DNA:
- the LOC130806973 gene encoding uncharacterized protein LOC130806973: MRMDDSYPCNGLEQRNLPSSERTIFLTFSKGYPISYEELRDFLSGIFGDIIEELTMQEVSENEQPLYAKLVVRNAIAMEAVLSEEGKTKFSINGKHVWARKFINRQNNNDDNYPN, encoded by the exons ATGAGAATGGATGACTCATATCCATGCAATGGGTTGGAACAAAGGAATCTTCCTTCAAGTGAAAGGACTATCTTCTTAACATTTTCTAAAGGTTATCCCATTTCTTATGAGGAGTTGCGCGATTTTCTCTCCGG CATATTTGGAGATATAATTGAGGAACTAACAATGCAAGAAGTTAGTGAAAATGAACAACCTCTTTATGCTAAGCTTGTGGTGCGTAATGCAATAGCCATGGAAGCTGTTCTTAGTGAGGAAGGCAAGACCAAATTCTCCATCAATGGCAAGCATGTTTGGGCAAGGAAGTTCATCAATAGgcaaaataataatgatgataattatcctaattaa
- the LOC130806971 gene encoding 40S ribosomal protein S20-2 codes for MAYAMKPTKPGMEEAQEQVHKIRITLSSKNVNNLEKVCADLVRGAKDKRLRVKGPVRMPTKVLKITTRKSPCGEGTNTWDRFELRVHKRVIDLFSSPEVVKQITSITIEPGVEVEVTIADS; via the exons ATGGCGTACGCAATGAAGCCAACAAAGCCTGGAATGGAGGAGGCTCAGGAACAAGTTCATAAAATCAGAATCACTCTTTCATCTAAGAATGTGAATAACCTTGAGAagg tatgtGCTGACCTCGTACGTGGTGCCAAGGACAAGCGCCTCAGAGTAAAGGGACCAGTAAGAATGCCAACCAAGGTCTTAAAGATTACAACCAGGAAGTCCCCGTGTGGTGAAG gaaCCAACACTTGGGACAGATTTGAGTTGCGAGTTCACAAGAGGGTAATCGACCTCTTCAGCTCTCCTGAGGTGGTCAAACAGATCACTTCAATTACCATCGAACCTGGTGTTGAGGTTGAGGTTACAATTGCAGACTCTTAG
- the LOC130806972 gene encoding probable calcium-binding protein CML13 has product MGKDLSDEQVSSMREAFTLFDTDNDGKIAPSELGILMRSLGGNPTQAQLKEIVSQENLNSPFDFNRFLDLMSKHLKPEPFDRQLRDAFKVLDKENTGFVAVSDLRHILTNIGEKLEPAEFDEWIREIEVGSDGRIKYDDFIARMVAK; this is encoded by the coding sequence atggGGAAAGATTTGAGTGATGAACAAGTAAGTTCAATGAGAGAAGCATTTACTCTCTTTGACACAGACAATGATGGCAAAATTGCACCTTCAGAATTAGGAATTCTGATGCGTTCTTTGGGTGGGAATCCAACACAAGCTCAACTCAAAGAAATTGTATCCCAAGAAAACCTAAATTCCCCTTTTGATTTCAACAGGTTTTTAGATCTCATGTCAAAACACTTAAAGCCTGAACCTTTTGATCGTCAATTGAGAGATGCATTCAAAGTTCTTGATAAAGAAAATACTGGATTTGTTGCAGTTTCTGATCTGAGGCATATTCTTACAAATATTGGTGAAAAGCTTGAACCTGCTGAATTTGATGAATGGATTCGTGAAATTGAGGTTGGATCTGATGGGAGAATTAAGTATGATGATTTTATTGCTAGGATGGTTGCCAAGTGA